CTAATACGTGTTGtcagtgaatttttttttatacatgaTCGAACTATTAAATAACTATTACGTTCACTTGTAATTCACGTAATTGaacattaaaaaattttcaatattaattaaataacttatataagaaaggaaaaagataaCATCCTATTATATATTTTAGTTCAATGTTTCATTGTGTAAATATTGAGGGTAgttgtaaaaaattttaatacttTTGGAGGACAATCTTAGGGTTAGGAGGATTACAATCAAAATTCAGGAGCAAGAGCAAGacaatattaaaatttctaaatttttacAGATTATTTTACAGTTTCTAAAAAATTGAGGGGTAGTCTGAATGTGGCTCTGCCACTGCCTAAGATGTTCAGTAAGTTGTGGACCGAAATTCTCAAAAACTTGTAGTGCCAGAAATGGCAATTTGGTTGGTTTTTGTGGTGCTtccttttcatgaatgataGAGAGCAAAAAGGAAAAGCTCTTTGTCCTACTACCATGCATATTTGTCTGGTTATTGAAAATCGAAGTTCAATGAgcatatcttcttttttttttttcaggactCTTCTTAAGCCAAATTCCTGTTGGCAACATAAAAGTCTATATGTGGTTGTTGGATCGTATCTCTTAGTAGCTAAGATATTCCAATGAAACAAcattattaaatttaataaaccAAATTGTACGACTATTATGCATGTGGATTTTGAGAGACTGCATTTCTTCCATCATGACATGTTGGATGACAATTTCCAGATAATGACGGAATAAAATAAGTTCATCAAACTAACAACCTAAGTAGGAGTAGGAGAAGGGCAAAATACACTTTGCTCCCTTGTGGTATAGCCACGTCTTATCTAATCCTTCTATAGCtttaaaagttatatataaCCAACCCtctcataatttggattaaagtatcaaaATGACGGAAATGATTATTCATAACGAAACCtataaaaatatcgaaattacccttatttaaaaacaaaaatggctGAAATAATCAAaacatataaatataaaatacatGACACTCTAATCCCatataatttaatactttacaaTATAACCCTCTTgtggttttcaaaatatatacatacccccatgtggttaataaataattttcaactttacatagaggtatttttgacattttagttgaCTCCGTCATGAATTACAAATTTTATTACTTTGACACTTTGATCCAAATTATAAAGGGGTTATGTAAAGattttgaaatcataggggATTATGTATAGATTTTGAAATCACAAGAGGTTATGTAATAAAACACTAAACTACAGaggataaagtgtaatttgccctacCTTGAATCATGTGGTGGACTACAAAGATTTTGAACAAGTGAACAGTGTCGAATCACAAGAGCAAAGTGTCTGATTAGTCGAAATTAATACTATTAGAAAGCTGATCAGTGGCAGTATAATAGAAATTTCATTGCAATTGATTTAACTTAACAAGTTACAATTTTTATTACTCAGGATTCCTGCTGATTGAAGATAACGATTTGGATGAAGTAAGAGTCTACCTACGAATATGAGCAATGAAAGAATCCATCTCCAAGCGACTAACACCACCTTCCATAACAGAATCCTTCACAGCTTTGCTCAATAGTTTGGCCGTTTGCCACATCTCTTCTCCTTCAGCTGAATCCATCAATCTTCTCACAGCATTTTCAACAGTAATGGATGTCACAAGTTCATTCTGCTTCGACCAATCCCTCACCTTTAGACCAATCTTGAGCACCTTTTCCAGTAGTAACGCGTTTCGGGGCTGGTCAGAATGCATAGGCCATGCTGCCACGGGTACTCCCATGCTAATGCTTTCTATGCACGAGTTCCATCCGCAATGACTCATGAATCCACCTGTTGATGAATGTCCAAGAATCTCCAGTTGGGGCGCCCAATCCCTCACAACAATTCCCCTTCCTTCAATTCTCTCTTCAAATCCTTCCGGCAGCTGAGCTCTCCTATCTTCTCCCTGGAAGACGTCTCCTTTATCTGCATCCCTCAGTACCCATATGAATTTTTGCCCACTTTTATCTAATCCAGTTGCGATCTCCTTGGCTTCTTCATCAGACACCGAAGTTGTTGaaccaaaagaaatgaaaatgaccGAATTTGGCGCTTGTTTGTCCAGCCAATCCAGGCAATAGTGTCTCTTTTCCGAGTTTTTCTGCCCATTCATCTCAACTGGATTGAAGGGTCCAATAGCCCATTGCTTGTCAGAGTCGGTAATTTTGGATTTAACATGGAGGTCAAGGTAAGGACCCTCTATAGCTCTACAACTGTTGAACAGGTAGCCAGAGCTAATTGGCTTAAAATCCTGTTGCAATTTTGCAAAATCAGTCAGCTCCTGGG
The Coffea arabica cultivar ET-39 chromosome 6c, Coffea Arabica ET-39 HiFi, whole genome shotgun sequence genome window above contains:
- the LOC113691842 gene encoding zeatin O-glucosyltransferase-like; translation: MAMDGHSRVHGQNQNLSQNGSSIQETHDVTVVMVPLPAQGHLNQLLHLSCLISSYDIPVHYVGTASHNRQAKVRVHGWDPLAISNIHFHEFSIPSYETPPPNPNAPTKFPTQLFPVFNTSIKLREPVYTLLQQLSGTTRRLVVIYDSLMAYVIQDVGLILNAESYCFPSTSALTVYSIVWEQEGKPGLSEPELLETLEDLPTWESCFPQELTDFAKLQQDFKPISSGYLFNSCRAIEGPYLDLHVKSKITDSDKQWAIGPFNPVEMNGQKNSEKRHYCLDWLDKQAPNSVIFISFGSTTSVSDEEAKEIATGLDKSGQKFIWVLRDADKGDVFQGEDRRAQLPEGFEERIEGRGIVVRDWAPQLEILGHSSTGGFMSHCGWNSCIESISMGVPVAAWPMHSDQPRNALLLEKVLKIGLKVRDWSKQNELVTSITVENAVRRLMDSAEGEEMWQTAKLLSKAVKDSVMEGGVSRLEMDSFIAHIRR